A genome region from Desulfomonilaceae bacterium includes the following:
- a CDS encoding lysoplasmalogenase: protein MNFIPGAAMVRVVLPIVSCSLLVGLLWAEKTDSYKLILLFKAPLSSLFVLTAALLPHHFKRYCRLVITGLILGLVGDICLALPGNMPFRFGLVAFLGGHVFYILAFAQQTQRTDWFHSVNFLILAFSGYVLWWLYPHLGSMLIPVVCYILIISVMVSGAWAVFRNPYTNRIFAWSILSGALLFYVSDIFVARNRFIDPDFLNRLVGLPLYYIGQFILAFSVGLAGRRIMENPGSKEK from the coding sequence ATGAATTTCATCCCAGGCGCTGCCATGGTCCGAGTCGTTTTGCCCATTGTCTCCTGCTCTCTCTTAGTCGGCCTGTTGTGGGCTGAGAAAACAGACAGCTATAAACTCATCTTACTTTTCAAAGCGCCGCTGTCGAGCCTATTTGTTTTAACTGCGGCTCTTCTACCTCATCATTTTAAGCGATATTGCCGCTTGGTGATCACGGGTTTAATACTCGGCCTCGTGGGTGACATTTGTCTTGCGCTCCCCGGGAATATGCCATTCCGATTCGGTTTAGTGGCTTTTCTTGGGGGCCATGTTTTTTATATCCTTGCTTTTGCTCAACAGACCCAGCGCACGGACTGGTTTCATTCGGTCAACTTCTTGATTCTTGCTTTCAGTGGGTACGTATTGTGGTGGCTGTATCCCCACCTTGGCTCCATGCTTATCCCTGTGGTCTGTTACATCTTAATAATCAGCGTTATGGTGTCAGGGGCCTGGGCTGTATTCCGCAATCCTTACACGAACAGAATCTTTGCGTGGTCCATATTGTCCGGCGCTCTTTTATTCTACGTTTCAGACATCTTTGTCGCAAGGAATCGATTTATAGATCCCGACTTTCTCAATCGACTTGTCGGGCTGCCGCTTTACTACATTGGCCAGTTTATCCTGGCCTTTTCAGTTGGTTTGGCGGGGCGAAGGATTATGGAAAATCCCGGGTCGAAGGAGAAATAG